From the Manihot esculenta cultivar AM560-2 chromosome 3, M.esculenta_v8, whole genome shotgun sequence genome, one window contains:
- the LOC110611515 gene encoding uncharacterized protein LOC110611515 — translation MSCISWNCRGLGNPLSNVGRSGGLAFLWKSAQTVSLLSSSFWHIDVLVEVALIGEWRITGFYGRPNRNERQASWVLLKDLSRQYSYPWVYCGDFNAILTQDEKRGGNAQPNNLIRDFRDGVMEAGLSDLPMSGYRYTWDNGREDEVWTEAKLDRFLVNDDWRRRFSLSTASVLDYSSSDHLPIFLQVRLFLPCSTPRLFRFENSWSLEPGCREIVQSVWSDPTLGSVLDKLKVCSSRLGDWGSTMRQQFQLDIDNCKKVLGLLRGLEEVIIGYFQNIFTSQAGSPRAIIDLVPTIISDSQNEELCLPYTREEVRVAVFSMQAEKSPGLDGFNRGFYRKYWSIIGDQVADFCLNCLHTGNFPQELNETAIVLIPKKEQVEKVIDLRPIALCQVLYKIISKMVANRLKLILPEIISSSQGAFVPGRHIPENTVIAYEILHYMRGKRRGKDGYAALKIDVSKAYDRLEWSFMTAMLLKLGFSAVFVEFLLLCVSTVSFKVLYQGRLLETITSERGLRQGDPLSPYLFILCMEGLSRLIQRKVEVGALEGVSICRGPRCKNVPHEVRRVICGTLLVNEHDNLGFYLGLPTAIGRNKAEVFQFVKDKFWKRLNSWKHKALSRAGKEVLVKSVLQSLPSYVMNLFLLTQGICDELQKMMARFWWGSKADGSRKIHWLSWDRLARHKHFGGLSFRRIRQFNVAMLGKLGWHLFVNSSSLASQILRARYFPDSSFLKAPLVKSAYKALTSVEGAEAGERSFWKKLWAIQAAPKFKNFMWRAVSHSLPCRDLLRSQHVDVAASCPMCSIEPESIKHLLVDCSFAKQEWTKRALALFNPKDSATLVYLCWLLWEERNGVVWSNRTPNVLSTMFRAVRLHQEWEGAQLTTMIPDATRISLHAGSVWQKPAPHWLKLNVDIATTSAGGWTGVGMVVRDADGQEYVW, via the exons ATGAGTTGTATTAGCTGGAATTGCCGTGGGCTGGGCAACCCAC TTTCTAATGTAGGTAGGAGTGGTGGGCTTGCTTTCCTATGGAAGTCGGCCCAGACGGTTTCACTTTTAAGTTCTTCTTTTTGGCATATTGATGTTTTGGTGGAGGTTGCTTTAATCGGTGAGTGGAGGATTACGGGTTTCTATGGTAGGCCCAATAGAAATGAAAGACAAGCTTCATGGGTTTTGTTGAAAGATTTATCTAGACAGTATTCATATCCTTGGGTCTACTGTGGGGACTTTAATGCTATTTTGACTCAAGATGAGAAGAGAGGAGGTAATGCTCAGCCCAACAACTTGATACGGGACTTTCGAGATGGGGTGATGGAAGCTGGTCTTTCGGATCTTCCTATGTCTGGTTATAGGTACACTTGGGATAATGGGCGAGAGGATGAAGTTTGGACTGAAGCTAAGCTAGATCGTTTCCTTGTGAACGATGATTGGAGAAGGAGATTTAGTCTGTCTACAGCTAGTGTCCTGGATTACAGCTCCTCGGATCACTTGCCTATTTTCTTACAGGTCAGGTTATTTTTACCTTGTTCCACCCCTAGACTTTTTCGGTTTGAGAATTCTTGGAGTCTAGAGCCTGGGTGTCGGGAAATTGTTCAATCTGTTTGGTCTGATCCTACTTTGGGCTCGGTTTTGGATAAATTAAAAGTTTGTAGCTCTAGATTGGGCGATTGGGGGAGTACTATGAGGCAACAATTCCAGCTTGATATTGACAATTGTAAGAAAGTTTTGGGGCTATTGCGGG GGCTGGAGGAGGTTATTATAGGGTACTTTCAGAATATCTTCACCTCTCAAGCTGGCTCTCCTCGGGCTATCATTGATTTAGTTCCAACGATTATTTCAGACTCACAGAATGAGGAGTTATGCTTACCATATACAAGGGAAGAGGTGCGTGTTGCGGTTTTCAGTATGCAAGCAGAGAAATCACCTGGCTTGGATGGATTCAATCGGGGCTTCTATCGCAAATACTGGAGTATTATTGGTGACCAAGTTGCAGATTTCTGTCTCAACTGCCTTCATACGGGCAATTTTCCACAAGAACTTAACGAAACGGCAATTGTACTAATTCCAAAGAAAGAGCAGGTAGAGAAGGTTATTGATTTGCGACCAATAGCACTTTGTCAGGTGTTGTATAAAATTATTTCCAAAATGGTTGCGAACAGGTTGAAACTTATCCTGCCGGAAATCATTTCTTCATCTCAAGGTGCTTTTGTTCCTGGTAGACACATACCAGAGAACACTGTTATTGCTTATGAAATCCTTCATTATATGCGTGGCAAGCGGCGAGGCAAGGATGGATATGCAGCCCTCAAGATTGATGTTAGTAAAGCCTATGATAGGCTTGAATGGAGCTTTATGACTGCTATGCTCTTGAAACTTGGGTTTTCTGCAGTGTTTGTTGAGTTCTTATTATTGTGTGTTTCTACTGTTTCTTTTAAAGTCCTTTATCAGGGTAGATTATTAGAGACTATTACTTCGGAGAGAGGGTTGAGGCAGGGAGACCCTCTCTCTCCttatctttttattctttgtatGGAAGGATTATCGCGCCTAATTCAGAGAAAGGTGGAGGTGGGTGCTTTGGAGGGTGTTTCGATTTGTAGAGGGCCCCGGTG TAAGAATGTGCCACATGAGGTGAGGAGGGTGATTTGTGGTACTCTATTAGTCAATGAGCATGATAATTTGGGGTTCTATCTTGGTCTACCCACTGCTATTGGCCGTAATAAAGCTGAGGTATTTCAGTTTGTTAAAGATAAATTCTGGAAACGCTTGAATTCATGGAAGCACAAGGCTCTTTCTCGTGCCGGTAAAGAGGTTTTGGTAAAATCTGTACTGCAGTCTTTGCCAAGCTATGTTATGAACCTCTTTTTACTTACACAAGGCATTTGTGATGAACTACAAAAGATGATGGCACGGTTTTGGTGGGGTTCTAAAGCCGATGGCAGCAGGAAAATACATTGGCTAAGCTGGGATCGGTTAGCTCGCCACAAACATTTTGGTGGCTTGAGTTTTCGGAGGATTCGACAATTTAATGTTGCAATGCTTGGTAAATTGGGTTGGCATTTGTTTGTTAATTCTAGTTCTCTTGCAAGTCAGATTCTTCGAGCTAGATATTTTCCAGATAGCTCATTTCTTAAAGCTCCTCTTG TCAAGAGTGCTTATAAGGCACTGACCAGCGTTGAGGGAGCAGAGGCTGGAGAACGTAGTTTTTGGAAGAAGCTTTGGGCGATTCAAGCTGCTCCAAAATTTAAGAACTTTATGTGGCGAGCTGTTTCACATTCTCTGCCTTGCAGGGACTTGCTTCGATCTCAGCATGTAGATGTAGCAGCGTCTTGTCCTATGTGCAGTATTGAACCAGAGTCAATAAAACATCTTTTGGTCGACTGCTCTTTTGCTAAACAG GAATGGACCAAAAGAGCTTTAGCTCTCTTCAATCCAAAGGATTCTGCTACCTTAGTATACCTCTGTTGGTTGTTGTGGGAGGAGAGGAATGGTGTGGTGTGGAGTAATAGAACTCCAAACGTTTTGTCAACCATGTTTAGAGCTGTTCGTTTACACCAGGAATGGGAGGGTGCTCAACTGACTACCATGATACCAGACGCAACCCGTATATCGCTACATGCAGGAAgtgtttggcagaaaccagctCCTCATTGGCTGAAGTTAAATGTAGATATTGCCACTACCAGTGCCGGCGGATGGACAGGAGTAGGGATGGTGGTTCGAGATGCGGATGGACAGGAGTATGTCTGGTAA